The genomic segment GAAAACGCATCGAGAAATGAAAAAAATACGTTAAAAAAGGTGTCGCATTTCAATACAGAGAAGGTGGAGAGTATGGTAAACATGTTCTATGGCTGCTCAGCTCTCTCTTCGCTCGACCTCTCTAATTTCAATACAAAGAAGGTGCGGTATATGAAAAGCATGTTCCATGCATGCTCCGCTCTTACAACCATCTACGCCGGCGACAAGTTTGTTACAATAAAAGTAAAAAATGGTTCTGATATGTTCTCTGGCTGCACAAACCTTAAAGGTTTTATAGATTATATGAATAACTCAGACAAAATCGACCACCACTACGCCAACTACAAGACTGGCTACTTCACCAAGCTGGTAGGTAAAAATGGTGAGGAGATGATAGGAGCAGCGGGAGAAACTCTTGCTGCGGAGAATCTTATTCTTGAAGACGGCAAGGACTTCGTGGCTTATGAGCAGTTCGCAGCCAAGGATGCATCTTACTGCCGAGATATCCCTAAAGGTTCCACCTGGGGAACGCCCTGCTTGCCTTTCGCCATTGACCGGAGCCAAGAAACAGAATGTAAGTTCTATAGTCTTACTGGTATTAATGCGGATAATAAATGCATCACTCTTGAGAGTAGCGAAGAAGGCATAATCCCTGCCGGCACTCCGGTGCTCTTCAAGATGAATGAGGGTAAGACATCACTTAGTCTTTCTGCAAGCAATGCAGAAATTGCAACTGCCCCAACAGTAGCTGGAACAAACACAGATGTCAAACTCGTAGGTTCATTCACCAAGATTGGCGGCAATGGCAATCAGGGTCTTGCAGAAAACGACTACATCATTGGTAAGGATAAGTTCTGGCGTGTCTCTGACTTGACGGGTGGAAAGGGTGTGGGCATCAAACCGATGCGTGCATACATCCATCCTGTCAATGAATATCAGGCAAGAGCAGCCATGCTGAGCATCGGAAAGGGTGATAGCATTACTGCCATTGACAACCTCAACGCTATCAGCAACGATGCCAATACAGAATACTATGATGCGAATGGTCGTCGTACCAATGGTCTGCAGAAGGGTCTGAACATCGTGAAGCGTGGCAGCAAGACTTATAAAATCATGGTTAAGTAAAGAATTTTAAAATCAAAAGGATATGAAAAAGAAAGAATATACAAAGCCAGAGATGCAGGTGGTAAATATCACCTCTTGCACCCTCCTCGCGGCCTCGACTATGGGTCAAGGAGGCATTGACGATGATAAACCAGAATTGGAAGAAGGCTGGTATTATGGTGAGTAACAGTCATTATAACGCCTAACGGCAAAATTCAGGAAGCCCCTGGTGCTATACGCTTCGGGGGCTTTTACCATTAAACACAGAACTTTCGTATGTAGTTCAAGTACGGGCTGAAGGCCCAAAAGCTCCTAGCCCAGGGGCGGTCCTTCTGAAACTTATCCCTAACAGATAATTAGATTTTCTTTACATGCATTAACATCCCAAAAAGATCTATATGCCACTCTGCATCGTGACATATAGACCTTTTTTTTGTGAATCAGGGATGCTTATAATAAACTTTTTATTGCTATTCCTGTAAGAATTGCTATAGTGAAGCTAGAAAAAGTGCCTATCAACACATACTCAGTTGTGCGAATTTCCTTGGCTTTGTTTAATTCACCAAAACGGAAAACAGACTTTGCTGCCAGCAAGAAGCCGACTCCTTCGAAACTGCCAACAAGGACGAATGTCAGAATCATGATCCTTTCAATATAACCTATCCATTGTCCGGCATTAGGTAAACTCTGTGCGTTAGAAGATACAGGTGTCCATTTATTAAGAAACAACCCCAATAAGATAGAAGATGGTCTTAACATTAATATATATGCCACGACGGTCAACCAAACATTTGCAGAACAATGGTTCTCAATATATGAAAGAATGGTACCATCTCCGTAGAAAAAGAACCATAATACTCCAATTATTATAATGTGTAAAAACTGATCTGCAAGAAATGTAGAAAGAGAATCCTGATAGCACCTACATTTAATCAAGTCTATTATAAAATGGCTGGCAAAAATGACCAAAGGTACAAGCCAGCATAACCAATCCGCCACCAACATATATGCCACACATGCATGTATGGTACTATGAAGTAACAGATAACCAATCCCCTTAATACCAGGTTTGCGCTTCCCATTATTGATACTATCAGTCTGAAGTATAAAATCAGAACATAGATGGGCGCAGAGTAACTTTATAAAAATGATGATTGATTCCATGTTACTGCTTATTGTATTTTGAAATTAACGATTTGAAATATTCCACATAGTCAAGAATTAGCTGACCCTTAGCAGAACTCCAGTGATAATTAAAGTTTTGTCTTGTCATGCCCAAATCCTCAGCAAGGTCTTTCTGAAGTTTAGGAAAGAGTATTGCCTGATAGACTACTTTTGCCTGTTTAGCAGTCCATGACGTAATTACGTCATCAGCAAAACGAGTGACCAGCTCCATGTATTTATCAAAATCAGGCCATGTAGTCGATATGCTCAGTCTTTTTTTCCCGATATTGTCAAACGAACGGCCAGATAATCTAAAAGCCTCTCCATCACTAGTTACAATATTGTCGCTTTCAAAAGAAATGTCACCAATACCAATGGATAATCTAGCATCCCAAAGCTGCTGTTTGCCTGGAGTCATTGCTTTAAGTTTTGCTCTTAGCGCAATAGCTACAGCCAAGGCATAGTCTGGTTTATCAACAACTATTTGGAAACTATCACCACGATACATTTCCAAATTGCAGAGAGTTAGAGGCTGAAAATCTGCAGCGCATACATTCAATGTATCCAATACCGTTTGCCTCCATTTTGCAGCAATATTTGTGGAGTTTACTAGATCTCCTGTAATCACGCTTTTTATCATAAACTTGAATAGTTTG from the Segatella copri genome contains:
- a CDS encoding DUF3307 domain-containing protein yields the protein MESIIIFIKLLCAHLCSDFILQTDSINNGKRKPGIKGIGYLLLHSTIHACVAYMLVADWLCWLVPLVIFASHFIIDLIKCRCYQDSLSTFLADQFLHIIIIGVLWFFFYGDGTILSYIENHCSANVWLTVVAYILMLRPSSILLGLFLNKWTPVSSNAQSLPNAGQWIGYIERIMILTFVLVGSFEGVGFLLAAKSVFRFGELNKAKEIRTTEYVLIGTFSSFTIAILTGIAIKSLL